The following coding sequences lie in one Myxococcales bacterium genomic window:
- a CDS encoding sulfatase — protein MMRSYRVLLALIIMLCACNKTESLSGAAARALGQGEVSNEALDDLHKQIDFIAQVHLADVYDPALVMDFGTPARLKYSGGNWKSGWGSDGRAGDISYTHIASNTARTYFPVDRPRPLTVRVRVKPIGSRNLTLYINNKALPSVALDSPAFKDYDIAVPAENVVAGENHLLWRLGGTQPHRGENVSIAVDWVRVFTEPVPADYVGLVYGGLVQKVKAKGEMRQALVLRTPERISWYTEVPKDSQLGFRLANLTPQGLAEFEVTVSTDDAGSKTVYQGKAHETWTTKLVSLDRWAGQTVRVDMLAKSKQRDVRLAVAEPGIYRAKREILEIKAHAKNVVLLIIDTMRADKLRPYNAKTQVRTPVLDQVSKEGVVFAQAQAPENWTKPSVASILTSLYPESHHTKDMEAKLPEAALLISEQCKKEGLTTGSFIANGHVSDRFGFKQGWDYYTNYIREQKNSEAERVFSDAGAWIEKNKDKRFFAFIQTIDPHVPYDPPDEFLKQYDAQPYAGPVEPRRTAEVQVNASQGKITLSARDKHYLEALYDGEVSYHDHHLGIFIERLKKMGVYDDTLFVITADHGEEIGDHGKYGHGHTVYQELLHVPMSYRFPKAVPSERTVQYTVSTVDIAPTILTLSGINVPDVMEGHALFGYMHGVAPDRPSVAFSDFLDNRRVIRAGRWKFVQRGGRGDGSLFDLLKDPKEQHELNASKAPIAWRYTRGLLGQFLGAKDRHRWYAAAQGTSKQLKGESTHIDEETRKQLCALGYGNCDKETP, from the coding sequence ATGATGCGTAGTTATAGGGTATTGCTGGCCTTAATAATAATGTTGTGCGCGTGCAACAAGACTGAAAGCCTGAGCGGCGCGGCCGCTAGGGCGCTTGGGCAGGGCGAAGTTTCCAACGAAGCGCTTGACGATCTTCACAAACAGATAGATTTCATCGCGCAAGTGCATTTGGCAGATGTTTATGATCCTGCCTTGGTGATGGACTTTGGCACGCCTGCGCGCTTGAAATACTCAGGTGGAAACTGGAAGAGCGGGTGGGGCTCGGACGGCCGAGCAGGCGACATTAGTTACACGCACATCGCGTCCAACACTGCCCGGACCTACTTCCCGGTCGACCGCCCAAGGCCGCTCACGGTACGTGTGCGCGTCAAACCAATTGGCAGTCGCAACCTTACCCTCTACATTAATAATAAGGCTCTACCGTCGGTAGCGCTCGATAGTCCGGCCTTCAAAGACTATGATATCGCTGTGCCTGCTGAGAACGTGGTGGCGGGCGAGAACCATCTTCTCTGGCGTCTGGGCGGTACACAACCGCACCGGGGTGAGAACGTCTCCATCGCCGTCGATTGGGTCCGCGTGTTTACCGAACCCGTTCCGGCGGATTACGTGGGGCTCGTTTACGGTGGTTTGGTCCAAAAAGTCAAAGCCAAAGGCGAAATGCGGCAGGCCCTGGTGCTCAGGACTCCAGAGCGAATCAGTTGGTATACGGAAGTTCCCAAAGACTCTCAACTTGGCTTTCGCTTGGCAAACCTCACTCCACAGGGTTTGGCCGAGTTCGAGGTGACCGTGAGTACGGACGACGCAGGCAGCAAGACCGTATATCAGGGCAAAGCCCATGAGACATGGACCACGAAACTCGTGTCGCTCGACAGGTGGGCAGGCCAAACCGTAAGAGTGGATATGCTCGCCAAGAGCAAGCAGCGAGATGTGCGTCTCGCAGTGGCCGAGCCAGGCATCTATCGCGCCAAGCGAGAGATCCTCGAGATTAAGGCGCATGCCAAGAACGTTGTTCTGCTGATCATCGATACCATGCGCGCCGATAAGCTCAGGCCCTATAACGCCAAGACTCAGGTGCGCACGCCTGTGCTCGACCAGGTTTCCAAAGAGGGCGTGGTGTTTGCTCAGGCTCAAGCCCCGGAGAACTGGACCAAGCCTTCAGTCGCGTCGATCTTGACATCGCTCTATCCAGAAAGCCACCACACCAAAGACATGGAAGCCAAGCTGCCGGAGGCCGCTTTGCTCATCAGCGAACAATGCAAAAAGGAAGGGTTAACCACAGGGAGTTTTATTGCCAACGGCCATGTTTCTGATCGTTTTGGATTCAAGCAGGGTTGGGACTACTATACGAATTACATCCGTGAGCAGAAGAATAGCGAGGCGGAGAGGGTATTTTCTGATGCCGGCGCATGGATTGAAAAGAACAAAGACAAGCGTTTTTTCGCGTTCATTCAGACGATCGACCCCCACGTGCCCTACGATCCGCCCGATGAGTTTCTTAAGCAATACGATGCCCAGCCCTATGCCGGTCCTGTGGAGCCGCGCCGCACTGCGGAAGTTCAAGTCAACGCAAGCCAGGGCAAAATCACCCTGAGTGCCAGGGACAAGCACTATTTGGAGGCGCTGTATGACGGCGAGGTCAGTTACCACGATCATCATCTCGGCATATTCATCGAGCGGCTTAAGAAGATGGGGGTGTACGACGACACGCTATTTGTCATTACTGCGGATCATGGCGAAGAAATCGGCGACCATGGGAAATACGGTCATGGCCATACGGTCTATCAGGAGCTTCTGCATGTGCCGATGAGCTACCGCTTCCCGAAGGCGGTGCCGTCCGAACGCACTGTTCAATACACGGTCAGCACCGTCGACATTGCGCCTACTATCTTAACGCTTTCAGGAATCAACGTCCCCGATGTCATGGAAGGCCACGCCCTGTTTGGGTACATGCACGGTGTCGCTCCTGACCGTCCCTCGGTGGCGTTTAGTGATTTTCTCGACAACCGGCGCGTGATCCGTGCCGGGCGCTGGAAATTCGTGCAGCGTGGAGGGCGAGGAGATGGCTCGCTTTTTGACCTTCTTAAAGATCCGAAAGAGCAACACGAGCTCAACGCGAGCAAGGCGCCGATTGCGTGGCGATATACCCGAGGGTTACTGGGACAGTTCCTCGGCGCAAAGGACCGGCATCGCTGGTATGCTGCCGCTCAAGGCACGAGCAAACAACTCAAAGGCGAATCCACGCACATCGACGAGGAGACGCGCAAGCAGCTTTGCGCATTGGGATATGGCAACTGCGATAAAGAGACGCCCTAA
- a CDS encoding CehA/McbA family metallohydrolase, protein MLLAQQRDRYLRSPKLRAAEEGALLSAIAWDQDGEAILEWRLDAHGTPISPPRSTWRGDRVIALEPGSWPPEPSGDIGAERRSVHEGWSVHLDVGHGPACVRVLHPNQRETIVWKGHAIASAPALYTSQEGLWVAFHHNLRPDTDEPDLTKWITLRHVSSGGQVFRPAHRMLGQDPDRDGIEQGFEFPTLVVLQDGTVVVFGRGSHRFWWQSLGQDGWSERTALGEGPFEWGCRGRRVAASLMRDGSILTARREREGIVIERLEVTPRGAPRLQAETVAMRGKILAAESNEGRTERCAADPAMQEGRITLFGDIHQHSAHSDGCGSAEEVYLRARDYYRDDFAGLSDHESFLGKRIGPGEWGYLQAVADAYDEPREFATLIAYEWTAKAHPGPGHKVVYTPAAGADVVSRDVVPEGRELLEAVGRQGGFAVPHHIGWTGANLDAHDERLQPVWEICSSHGCYEHVDHPLGQRGDLREQMALDALRQGHRFGFIACSDSHGLVWHHGVSRKRDAFRTGLTAVQALSRTRKSVLEALRQRRCYATSGTKIVLDVRADGHPMGSLLTSRGPVQVKVRARGTAAIARIVLIGPDGELAGIASQKAYAELDAMLDAPFFYARVEQVDGEMAWSSPIFIEP, encoded by the coding sequence ATGCTGCTAGCGCAGCAAAGGGACAGGTATCTACGCAGTCCCAAGCTGCGCGCGGCCGAAGAGGGCGCATTGCTGAGTGCGATCGCCTGGGACCAAGACGGCGAAGCCATACTTGAATGGCGGCTTGATGCTCACGGTACGCCGATATCACCGCCACGGTCCACATGGCGCGGCGATCGGGTGATCGCCCTTGAACCCGGCTCTTGGCCGCCTGAGCCGTCTGGCGACATCGGTGCAGAGCGACGCAGCGTTCATGAAGGCTGGTCGGTGCATCTCGATGTTGGTCACGGCCCGGCATGCGTTCGCGTTTTACATCCCAACCAGCGTGAAACCATCGTCTGGAAGGGGCACGCCATTGCGTCTGCGCCAGCGCTCTATACCTCGCAAGAGGGCCTTTGGGTGGCATTTCACCACAACCTGCGTCCCGATACCGATGAGCCAGACCTCACGAAGTGGATCACGCTTCGACACGTTTCTTCAGGCGGTCAGGTCTTTCGCCCCGCGCATCGCATGCTGGGTCAGGATCCTGACCGCGATGGTATTGAGCAGGGGTTTGAGTTTCCTACCTTGGTCGTGTTGCAAGACGGCACGGTGGTGGTCTTCGGACGTGGTTCCCATCGTTTCTGGTGGCAATCGCTAGGCCAGGACGGATGGAGTGAGCGCACGGCGCTCGGGGAGGGGCCCTTTGAGTGGGGTTGTCGCGGGCGCCGGGTCGCCGCATCTCTTATGCGCGACGGCAGCATACTTACAGCGCGAAGGGAACGAGAAGGTATTGTCATCGAGCGTCTCGAAGTAACTCCGCGCGGCGCGCCCCGCCTCCAAGCAGAAACCGTGGCCATGAGAGGAAAGATCCTCGCCGCTGAGAGCAACGAGGGCCGGACGGAAAGATGCGCTGCCGATCCCGCTATGCAAGAGGGACGAATCACCCTGTTTGGCGACATACACCAACACAGCGCGCATTCGGACGGCTGCGGAAGTGCTGAAGAGGTCTATTTGCGCGCCCGGGATTATTATCGCGACGATTTTGCGGGGCTTAGCGATCATGAGTCATTTTTAGGCAAGCGCATAGGACCTGGGGAATGGGGTTATCTGCAAGCTGTTGCCGATGCCTACGATGAGCCCAGAGAGTTTGCGACCTTAATCGCGTATGAATGGACGGCCAAAGCGCATCCGGGCCCGGGCCATAAAGTCGTCTATACGCCGGCAGCGGGTGCAGACGTTGTGTCACGGGATGTGGTACCGGAAGGGCGCGAATTGCTCGAGGCAGTCGGTCGGCAAGGCGGCTTCGCAGTGCCTCACCACATTGGGTGGACGGGGGCCAACCTTGATGCGCACGACGAGCGCCTTCAACCGGTTTGGGAAATATGTTCAAGCCACGGCTGCTACGAGCATGTGGACCACCCGCTCGGGCAACGTGGTGATCTTCGCGAGCAGATGGCGCTTGATGCACTGCGTCAAGGACATCGTTTTGGTTTCATCGCGTGTTCCGATAGCCACGGGCTTGTATGGCATCATGGTGTCAGCCGGAAGCGCGATGCATTTCGAACGGGGCTCACTGCCGTCCAGGCGCTCTCGCGCACGCGTAAGAGCGTGCTTGAAGCGCTGCGCCAACGTCGATGCTACGCGACGAGTGGCACAAAGATTGTGCTTGACGTGCGCGCGGACGGGCATCCGATGGGCAGCCTGCTCACGTCTCGGGGTCCTGTGCAGGTCAAAGTGAGGGCCCGGGGGACGGCGGCCATTGCACGCATCGTGCTCATCGGGCCGGACGGCGAGCTTGCGGGCATCGCCAGCCAGAAGGCTTATGCGGAGCTGGATGCGATGCTCGACGCCCCGTTTTTCTATGCCCGGGTCGAACAAGTGGATGGGGAGATGGCTTGGTCATCGCCAATCTTCATCGAGCCGTAG
- a CDS encoding RNA-binding protein, whose protein sequence is MNNRLYVGNLSFDATQEDLNQAFAEVGEVVEVKVIEDRDTGRSRGFGFVTMASPELAQQAIAKLDGTDLGGRALRVNIAEERNTRSGGGGYGGGGGGGNRGGSRQRW, encoded by the coding sequence ATGAATAATCGTTTATATGTTGGAAACCTTTCGTTTGACGCAACCCAGGAAGATTTAAACCAGGCGTTTGCAGAGGTCGGTGAGGTGGTCGAGGTCAAAGTGATCGAAGATCGCGACACCGGGCGCTCACGCGGCTTTGGTTTTGTAACCATGGCAAGTCCCGAGCTTGCGCAGCAAGCCATTGCCAAGCTTGACGGAACCGACCTTGGCGGTCGCGCATTACGCGTGAACATCGCCGAGGAGCGCAATACCCGTTCCGGCGGCGGTGGGTACGGCGGCGGTGGTGGTGGTGGCAATCGCGGCGGCTCACGCCAGCGCTGGTAG